In Collimonas arenae, a single genomic region encodes these proteins:
- the fdnG gene encoding formate dehydrogenase-N subunit alpha has translation MVHMSRRQFLKTTGATLAGSSLALMGFSPAPALAEVRSYKLTRTVETRNTCPYCSVSCGILMYSLGDGAKNAKASIIHIEGDPDHPVNRGTLCPKGASLLDFVHSPSRLQFPEYRAPGSKEWKRMSWDDALSRIATLMKQDRDANFIEKTPEGLTVNRWLTTGMLAASASSNEVGYLTHKTMRSLGLLAFDNQARVUHGPTVAGLAPTFGRGAMTNHWVDIKNADVVLIMGGNAAEAHPCGFKWVTEAKAHNKAKLIVVDPRFTRSASVADFYAPIRTGTDIIFLGGVIRYLLEKDQIQHEYVKNYTDFSFLVREDYAFDDGIFSGYNADKRNYTKTTWDYEVGEDGFVKTDPSLTHPRCVFNMMKQHYERYTPEMVESVCGTPKEKFLKVCEMLASTASPTRAGTILYALGWTQHSIGSQIIRTGAMVQLLLGNIGIAGGGMNALRGHSNIQGLTDLGLMTNLLPGYMTLPSESEQDFGKYIAARASKPLRPNQLSYWQNYGKFHVSLMKSWWGDAATADNNWAYDYLPKLDKPYDMLQIFELMKQGKVNGYIAQGFNPLAAAPDKGKIGASLAKLKFLVVMDPLATETSEFWKNHGAFNDVDSSQIQTEVFRLPTTCFAEEEGSLTNSGRWLQWHWKGAEPPGEARSDLEIMSTLFLKMRKMYVTDGGKYPDPIVKLSWPYADPESPTAVELAREYNGRALSDLADPKDASKITRKKNEQLAGFAELRDDGSTACGCWIFSGCWTEAGNQMARRDNSDPTGIGQTLNWSWAWPANRRVLYNRASCDVNGKPFDAKRKLIGWNGDKWGGVDVPDFKVDENPAGGMGPFIMNPEGVARFFARAGMAEGPFPVHYEPFETPVGYNPLFPKNASATSNPGARVFPDDRAMFGKVDAFPHVGTTYRLTEHFHYWTKHARLNAILQPEQFVEIGEDLAKEVGVVAGERVKVSSKRGYIVAVAVVTKRIKKMTIEGKPVHHVGIPIHWGFKGLTKPGYLANTLTPGVGDGNSQTPEFKSFLVKVEKT, from the coding sequence ATGGTTCACATGTCCCGGCGCCAGTTCCTTAAAACGACTGGCGCAACCCTGGCAGGTTCAAGCTTGGCGCTGATGGGATTTTCTCCCGCCCCTGCGCTGGCCGAAGTACGCAGCTACAAGCTGACGCGCACGGTCGAAACCCGTAATACTTGCCCCTATTGCTCCGTCAGTTGCGGAATCCTGATGTACAGCCTCGGTGACGGCGCCAAGAATGCCAAAGCCAGCATCATCCATATCGAAGGCGACCCCGACCACCCGGTCAATCGTGGCACGCTCTGCCCGAAAGGCGCTTCCCTGCTGGATTTCGTACACAGTCCCAGTCGGCTGCAGTTCCCGGAATACCGGGCGCCGGGCTCCAAAGAGTGGAAACGCATGTCGTGGGACGATGCGTTAAGCCGTATCGCTACCCTGATGAAACAGGACCGGGACGCCAACTTCATCGAAAAGACGCCGGAGGGACTAACCGTCAACCGCTGGCTAACCACAGGCATGCTGGCGGCGTCGGCCAGCAGCAATGAAGTCGGCTATCTGACCCATAAAACCATGCGCAGCCTCGGGCTGCTGGCGTTCGACAACCAGGCGCGTGTCTGACACGGTCCGACGGTGGCAGGTCTTGCCCCGACGTTTGGCCGTGGAGCGATGACGAATCATTGGGTCGACATCAAGAATGCGGACGTTGTCCTTATCATGGGCGGCAATGCAGCCGAGGCCCATCCGTGCGGCTTCAAATGGGTGACCGAAGCCAAGGCGCATAACAAGGCAAAGCTGATTGTGGTCGATCCGCGTTTTACGCGCTCGGCCTCGGTGGCGGATTTCTATGCGCCTATCAGGACCGGCACTGACATTATTTTCCTCGGCGGAGTGATTCGTTACTTGCTGGAGAAAGATCAGATCCAGCACGAGTACGTCAAGAATTACACCGATTTCAGCTTCCTCGTGCGCGAAGACTATGCCTTCGACGATGGCATTTTCTCTGGCTACAACGCCGACAAGCGCAACTACACCAAGACAACCTGGGACTACGAGGTGGGCGAAGACGGTTTTGTAAAGACCGATCCGAGCCTGACCCATCCGCGCTGCGTCTTTAACATGATGAAACAACACTACGAGCGCTACACGCCGGAGATGGTGGAAAGCGTCTGCGGCACGCCCAAGGAAAAATTCCTTAAAGTGTGCGAAATGCTGGCCTCGACGGCATCGCCGACCCGCGCAGGTACGATCTTGTATGCACTCGGCTGGACCCAACACTCGATCGGCTCGCAGATCATCCGCACCGGCGCCATGGTGCAGCTGTTGCTGGGGAATATCGGGATCGCCGGCGGCGGCATGAACGCCCTGCGCGGTCACTCGAATATCCAGGGACTCACCGATCTGGGCTTGATGACCAACCTGCTGCCAGGCTACATGACCCTGCCCTCCGAATCCGAGCAGGATTTCGGCAAATATATCGCCGCCCGCGCCAGCAAGCCGCTACGTCCCAACCAGCTCAGCTATTGGCAGAACTACGGAAAATTCCATGTCAGCCTGATGAAATCCTGGTGGGGCGACGCCGCCACCGCAGACAACAACTGGGCCTACGACTACCTGCCCAAGCTCGACAAGCCCTATGACATGCTGCAAATATTTGAGCTGATGAAACAGGGCAAGGTCAACGGTTATATCGCACAGGGCTTCAATCCGCTAGCGGCTGCGCCCGACAAGGGCAAGATCGGCGCCAGCCTGGCCAAGCTGAAGTTCCTGGTGGTGATGGATCCACTCGCGACCGAGACTTCCGAATTCTGGAAGAATCACGGCGCGTTCAACGACGTCGATTCGAGCCAGATACAAACCGAGGTATTCCGGCTACCGACCACCTGCTTTGCCGAAGAAGAAGGTTCGCTGACGAATTCCGGCCGCTGGCTGCAATGGCACTGGAAAGGCGCGGAACCTCCGGGCGAAGCGCGCAGCGACCTGGAAATCATGTCGACCCTGTTCCTGAAGATGCGCAAGATGTATGTAACGGACGGCGGCAAATATCCCGACCCTATCGTCAAGCTGTCCTGGCCCTATGCCGATCCAGAAAGCCCGACGGCCGTGGAACTGGCCAGGGAATACAATGGCCGCGCCCTGAGCGACCTGGCCGATCCGAAAGACGCCAGCAAGATCACTCGCAAGAAAAACGAACAGCTGGCCGGCTTTGCCGAACTACGCGACGACGGCAGCACGGCTTGCGGTTGCTGGATCTTCAGCGGCTGCTGGACTGAAGCAGGCAACCAGATGGCGAGACGCGACAATTCGGACCCTACCGGCATCGGCCAAACGCTCAACTGGTCCTGGGCGTGGCCGGCCAACCGCCGCGTCCTGTATAACCGCGCTTCCTGCGATGTGAATGGCAAGCCGTTCGACGCCAAGCGCAAGCTGATCGGCTGGAACGGCGACAAGTGGGGTGGCGTCGACGTCCCCGATTTCAAGGTAGACGAAAACCCTGCCGGCGGCATGGGGCCGTTCATCATGAATCCGGAAGGCGTGGCGCGTTTCTTCGCCCGCGCCGGCATGGCCGAAGGCCCGTTCCCTGTGCACTACGAACCGTTCGAAACGCCGGTCGGTTATAACCCGCTGTTCCCGAAGAATGCAAGCGCAACCAGCAATCCTGGCGCTCGCGTGTTCCCTGACGACCGCGCCATGTTCGGCAAGGTTGACGCCTTCCCGCACGTCGGCACTACTTACCGCCTCACCGAGCATTTCCATTACTGGACCAAGCATGCGCGTCTCAACGCCATTCTCCAGCCGGAGCAGTTCGTTGAAATCGGCGAGGATCTGGCGAAGGAAGTCGGCGTAGTGGCCGGTGAGCGGGTCAAGGTTAGCTCCAAGCGCGGCTATATCGTTGCCGTGGCGGTGGTGACCAAGCGCATCAAGAAAATGACGATTGAAGGAAAACCTGTGCATCACGTCGGCATCCCTATCCACTGGGGCTTCAAGGGCCTGACCAAACCGGGCTATCTCGCCAACACGCTGACGCCGGGCGTGGGAGATGGCAATTCGCAGACGCCGGAATTCAAGTCGTTCCTGGTCAAAGTCGAGAAGACATAG
- the fdxH gene encoding formate dehydrogenase subunit beta: protein MALQSLDVKRVSATTTPPPGAREPVTGTVAKLIDVTKCIGCKACQTACMEWNDLRDEVGVNVGVLDNPPDMTEHSWTVMRFSEYENPDGNLEWLIRKDGCMHCEDPGCLKACPSPGAIVQYNNGIVDFHEENCIGCGYCVTGCPFDVPRISKKDNKAYKCTLCSDRVAVGQEPACVKTCPTGAIVFGTKEDMKAHAAERIVDLKERGFGQAGLYDPPGVGGTHVMYVLHHADKPSLYHGLPDNPHISPLVGLWKGVAKPLALAGIALTALAGFFHYIKVGPNEVTDDDKAAEEQESAASRRAALLTTPENNANDPNITGQDLPP, encoded by the coding sequence ATGGCTCTGCAATCGCTCGATGTCAAACGCGTCTCTGCCACCACCACGCCGCCGCCCGGCGCGCGTGAACCGGTCACCGGCACTGTCGCCAAACTGATCGACGTCACCAAATGCATAGGCTGCAAAGCCTGCCAGACCGCCTGCATGGAATGGAATGACTTGCGCGATGAGGTCGGCGTCAATGTTGGCGTGCTGGACAATCCGCCTGACATGACGGAACACTCGTGGACCGTCATGCGGTTTTCAGAATACGAAAATCCGGACGGCAATCTCGAATGGCTGATCCGGAAGGATGGCTGCATGCACTGCGAAGATCCGGGTTGCCTCAAGGCTTGTCCGTCGCCCGGCGCGATCGTCCAATACAACAATGGCATAGTCGATTTCCATGAAGAAAACTGCATTGGCTGCGGCTATTGCGTCACCGGCTGCCCGTTCGATGTGCCGAGGATTTCAAAGAAAGACAACAAAGCCTACAAATGCACGCTGTGCTCGGACCGGGTCGCAGTGGGCCAGGAGCCGGCCTGCGTCAAGACCTGCCCTACCGGCGCCATTGTCTTCGGCACCAAGGAAGACATGAAAGCGCATGCGGCTGAACGTATCGTCGATCTCAAAGAACGCGGCTTCGGGCAGGCCGGTTTGTACGATCCGCCCGGCGTGGGCGGCACCCACGTCATGTACGTGCTGCATCATGCCGACAAACCCTCTCTCTACCACGGCCTGCCAGACAATCCGCACATCAGTCCGTTGGTCGGCCTGTGGAAAGGTGTCGCCAAGCCATTGGCGCTGGCCGGTATCGCACTGACTGCGCTGGCCGGATTCTTCCACTATATCAAGGTCGGGCCGAACGAGGTGACAGATGACGACAAGGCTGCGGAAGAGCAAGAGTCCGCAGCATCAAGACGCGCCGCCCTGCTCACTACGCCTGAGAACAATGCGAACGATCCCAACATCACAGGACAGGATCTGCCACCATGA
- a CDS encoding Kdo hydroxylase family protein — MEQQILEIDIADWQINTPNSAWISALEAGKVLYFPHLSFAFTADEQRFLTPEIRDPKSRNISLDANGKLKGALGNAADQIALAKMIGRFRSQAQQLIYSLLPAYADTRSELRMAPTSYRPMQVETRAQSWRADDRRLHVDSFPSRPNYGERILRVFANVNPDGVPRVWRVGEPFEDVAQRFLPRVKAYSRWQAKAMNALHITKSLRSEYDHLMLQLHDAMKSDLEYQKNGPQVTQPFAAGSVWVCFSDQTPHAVMAGQYMMEQTLHLPAAKQYDPGASPLAILRRLTGRVLTE, encoded by the coding sequence ATGGAACAACAAATTCTCGAAATCGATATTGCCGACTGGCAGATCAACACGCCAAACTCGGCCTGGATTTCCGCGCTTGAAGCCGGAAAAGTCCTGTATTTCCCACATCTGAGTTTTGCATTCACTGCCGATGAGCAGCGTTTCCTGACACCGGAGATCCGGGATCCCAAAAGCCGCAACATCAGTCTCGACGCGAACGGCAAGCTGAAGGGCGCGCTTGGTAATGCGGCTGACCAGATCGCCTTGGCCAAGATGATCGGACGTTTTCGCAGCCAGGCCCAGCAGTTGATCTATTCCCTGTTGCCAGCGTATGCCGACACCCGTAGCGAATTGCGCATGGCCCCCACCAGCTACAGGCCGATGCAAGTGGAAACCCGTGCCCAGTCGTGGCGGGCCGATGACCGCCGCCTGCATGTCGATTCTTTCCCGTCACGCCCGAATTACGGTGAGCGGATCTTGCGCGTGTTTGCCAACGTTAACCCAGACGGCGTGCCGCGCGTCTGGCGTGTCGGTGAGCCGTTCGAAGATGTCGCGCAACGGTTCCTGCCGCGCGTCAAAGCCTATTCGCGCTGGCAGGCAAAGGCCATGAACGCCTTACACATCACGAAGTCGCTGCGTAGCGAATACGATCATCTGATGTTGCAACTGCACGACGCCATGAAGTCCGATCTTGAGTACCAGAAAAACGGTCCGCAAGTAACCCAGCCATTTGCCGCCGGATCGGTGTGGGTGTGTTTTTCCGACCAGACACCGCATGCGGTGATGGCCGGCCAGTACATGATGGAACAGACCTTGCATTTGCCAGCTGCGAAGCAGTACGACCCAGGCGCCAGCCCGCTG
- the selB gene encoding selenocysteine-specific translation elongation factor encodes MIVGTAGHIDHGKTTLIKALTGVNTDRLKEEQERGISIELGYAYTALPNGDVLGFIDVPGHERLIHTMVAGASGIDFALLVIAADDGVMPQTREHLEILQWLGVNVGAVALTKIDRVDQARIAEVTNEIQELLVHTKLAGIPVFAVAAHLPQDAGTAALQRHLHVAAQSLPPRRADGLFRMAIDRVFTLAGHGTVVTGTVFSGEVHNGDHLALMPSGDTVRVRSLHVQNRPAASGHAGQRCALNLSGIDRDAIKRGDWLADSRALIPSTRIDAELHLSAHAGLTVRNRSPLHVHLGTMHQVAHLTLLEGNALTAGHNCKVQLLFESPVCTVPGDRFIVRNAQANMTIGGGHVLDPVAPARKRRAPGRLAWLDAMEHMLNGAGITSLLQATPIGGLRLSTLMQLSGLPSDSLRLPPDVQTIVTGALEQDKFVMLSSQWHSLKECALTALADFHTRFPDEQGIDAGRLRRMAQPNLDSALWHAALDTLLSEGAIQRSGQWLHLPQHTVSLSESEQGLAQQLLSKLAAADFDPPWVRELARTYALPEEQVRQLLRKLLRQGLVYQIEPDLFYHHDCLRQLAALAKKLATEQTLEHGTKAVAGVNAATWRDATGLGRKRAIQILEFFDRIGYTRRIRDMHVLRDGDTVWF; translated from the coding sequence ATGATCGTCGGCACCGCCGGACATATCGATCACGGCAAGACCACGCTGATCAAAGCGCTCACCGGCGTCAATACGGACCGCCTCAAGGAAGAGCAGGAACGCGGCATATCGATCGAACTTGGCTATGCCTACACCGCGCTGCCAAATGGCGATGTACTGGGATTCATCGATGTCCCCGGACATGAACGCCTGATCCACACCATGGTGGCAGGCGCCAGCGGCATCGACTTTGCGTTGCTGGTGATCGCCGCCGACGATGGCGTCATGCCGCAAACGCGGGAACATCTGGAAATCCTGCAATGGCTGGGAGTCAATGTCGGCGCCGTGGCCTTGACCAAAATCGACCGCGTCGATCAGGCCCGCATTGCGGAGGTTACCAACGAAATTCAAGAACTGCTTGTGCACACCAAACTGGCAGGCATACCGGTTTTTGCGGTTGCGGCGCATCTTCCGCAAGACGCCGGAACCGCTGCCTTGCAACGACATTTGCATGTGGCGGCGCAAAGCTTGCCGCCGCGCCGCGCCGATGGTCTCTTCAGGATGGCGATAGACCGGGTATTCACCTTGGCAGGACACGGCACCGTGGTAACCGGAACCGTTTTCTCGGGCGAGGTTCACAACGGCGATCATCTGGCACTGATGCCGTCCGGTGATACTGTACGGGTACGCAGTCTGCATGTACAAAACCGCCCCGCCGCCAGCGGCCACGCCGGCCAACGCTGCGCACTCAATCTGAGCGGCATCGACAGGGATGCCATCAAGCGCGGCGACTGGCTGGCAGATTCTCGTGCATTGATACCCTCGACACGGATAGACGCGGAACTGCACTTGTCTGCTCACGCCGGTTTGACGGTGCGCAACCGCTCTCCTCTGCATGTCCATTTAGGGACCATGCACCAGGTTGCCCATCTCACGTTGCTAGAGGGAAATGCGCTGACCGCCGGTCACAACTGCAAGGTGCAGCTGCTGTTCGAATCGCCTGTCTGCACCGTGCCGGGTGATCGCTTTATCGTCCGCAATGCGCAAGCAAACATGACAATTGGCGGCGGCCACGTGCTGGACCCGGTAGCGCCGGCAAGAAAGCGACGTGCGCCAGGGCGCCTGGCCTGGCTCGACGCGATGGAGCATATGCTGAATGGCGCCGGCATCACTTCCTTACTGCAAGCAACGCCTATCGGCGGCTTACGGCTTTCGACGCTGATGCAACTTAGCGGCTTGCCATCGGACTCATTGCGCTTACCGCCAGACGTACAAACGATTGTAACCGGAGCGCTGGAGCAGGATAAATTTGTGATGCTCTCCAGCCAATGGCATTCTCTAAAGGAATGCGCGCTTACCGCACTCGCCGATTTTCATACGCGCTTCCCGGATGAACAAGGTATCGATGCAGGACGTTTGCGGCGAATGGCACAGCCGAATCTAGACAGTGCGTTGTGGCACGCGGCCTTGGACACACTTCTCAGCGAAGGGGCAATTCAGCGTAGTGGACAGTGGCTTCATTTGCCGCAACATACTGTGTCGCTGTCAGAAAGCGAACAGGGGCTAGCGCAGCAATTGCTGTCAAAATTGGCAGCCGCAGATTTCGATCCTCCGTGGGTACGTGAACTGGCGAGGACGTATGCCCTGCCGGAAGAACAGGTTCGACAATTATTGCGCAAGTTGCTGCGGCAAGGATTGGTATATCAGATTGAACCTGACCTGTTTTATCACCACGACTGTTTACGTCAGCTGGCTGCGCTGGCGAAGAAACTGGCAACAGAGCAAACCCTTGAACATGGCACGAAAGCTGTCGCCGGCGTCAATGCCGCAACCTGGCGCGATGCGACCGGGCTGGGACGCAAGCGCGCGATACAAATCCTGGAGTTTTTCGATCGTATAGGTTATACCCGGCGCATACGCGACATGCATGTGTTACGCGACGGTGACACGGTCTGGTTTTGA
- the fdhE gene encoding formate dehydrogenase accessory protein FdhE, with product MQRILEPGEIEALDHNAIPRVRLPQRINIFSNRAQRLRQLAAGNPIGDYLKLMASLAETQQQALNELAREPDDQAQVQASNNLAQTHLMPLILATDQVRSPHWQAILDQLLEQLAKSTDLPPQLTQLIEHIRQSSPNQHDSQAEAILRRNNEIIDPASAPFYTAALQVICSDLVTRFQVRDVPLLDTPGLCPCCGSMPVASVVRMDGQSQGHRYLQCGMCAAEWHMVRIKCTYCDSTQGIAYQSIEDEQAAGAASAKAETCDACHSWLKIFYQEKDPYVEPVADDLASLTLDLLMGETAYVRRQGNPLLWQAAEG from the coding sequence TTGCAACGTATCCTTGAACCGGGTGAAATCGAAGCCCTGGATCACAATGCGATTCCTCGTGTCCGATTGCCGCAACGCATCAATATTTTCAGCAACCGGGCGCAACGCCTCAGACAGCTAGCGGCAGGCAACCCAATCGGCGATTACCTGAAATTGATGGCGTCGCTGGCCGAGACGCAACAACAGGCATTGAACGAACTAGCCCGGGAACCTGACGATCAGGCTCAGGTTCAAGCCAGCAACAACCTCGCCCAGACACATCTGATGCCATTGATCCTGGCGACTGATCAGGTACGCAGCCCGCATTGGCAAGCGATATTGGACCAACTGCTGGAGCAACTCGCCAAATCAACGGACTTGCCGCCGCAGCTAACCCAACTGATAGAACATATTAGACAAAGCAGCCCTAACCAGCACGACAGCCAGGCGGAAGCTATTTTGCGGCGCAACAATGAAATCATCGACCCGGCCAGCGCCCCGTTCTATACAGCTGCCTTACAGGTCATATGCAGCGATCTGGTGACGCGCTTCCAGGTTCGCGACGTGCCATTGCTGGACACCCCGGGTTTATGCCCATGCTGCGGCTCGATGCCGGTTGCAAGCGTCGTGCGGATGGATGGGCAATCACAGGGCCATCGCTATCTGCAATGCGGCATGTGCGCCGCCGAATGGCATATGGTGCGAATCAAGTGCACCTATTGCGATTCCACCCAAGGAATCGCGTATCAATCCATAGAAGACGAACAGGCCGCCGGCGCAGCAAGCGCCAAAGCCGAGACCTGCGACGCATGCCATAGCTGGCTGAAAATTTTTTATCAGGAAAAGGATCCGTATGTAGAACCCGTTGCCGACGATCTGGCCAGTTTGACGCTGGATCTGCTCATGGGTGAAACCGCCTACGTTCGTCGTCAAGGCAACCCGCTGTTGTGGCAAGCTGCGGAGGGCTGA
- the selA gene encoding L-seryl-tRNA(Sec) selenium transferase yields MKGAISLVSPILAAASDIPAVDRVLNLPQTQTLLTQYGRTQVTAAVRRLLDELRSQALAGTLAASAIDDSSLSSSLEQRLATASRLQLRAMFNLTGTVLHTNLGRALLPYEAVQAVISALTNPANLEFDLETGGRGDRDSLVEDVLCELTGAEAATIVNNNAAAVFLMLNALAQRKEVIVSRGELVEIGGAFRIPDIMQRAGAKLIEVGTTNRTHPADYANAISARSAMLMKVHCSNYAVSGFTSSVEVATLAELARPHGVAVTVDLGSGTLIDLTQWGLPAETTVRETIRQGADLVTFSGDKLLGGPQAGIIVGRADLIQRIKKNPLKRALRVGKLTLAALEPVLRLYLAPEFLAERLTTLRLLIRSQPQIQAQAERLLPVLQVALTGKYAVTAEAMFSQIGSGALPVDQLPSYGLVLRAWSTADGGKRHGRALDKLEKALRHLPRPVIGRIASDALWLDCRCLEEHDENLFKVQLQDLSL; encoded by the coding sequence ATGAAAGGCGCAATCTCGCTGGTCAGTCCTATCCTTGCGGCCGCCAGCGACATTCCCGCAGTAGACCGCGTTCTGAATCTGCCTCAGACCCAGACCTTGCTAACGCAATATGGACGCACTCAGGTGACCGCAGCCGTACGCAGGCTACTCGACGAACTCAGAAGCCAGGCGTTGGCCGGAACACTTGCGGCGAGCGCCATTGACGATAGCAGCTTGAGCAGCAGTCTGGAGCAGCGCCTTGCGACTGCCAGCCGCCTGCAACTGCGTGCGATGTTCAATCTCACTGGTACCGTGCTTCACACAAACCTAGGACGCGCGCTGCTGCCGTATGAAGCCGTACAGGCAGTGATTAGTGCCTTGACCAATCCCGCCAATCTTGAATTCGATCTGGAAACCGGTGGCCGCGGCGACCGCGACAGCCTGGTGGAAGACGTATTGTGCGAACTCACCGGGGCCGAAGCGGCAACCATCGTCAACAACAATGCTGCGGCGGTATTCCTGATGCTGAACGCGCTGGCGCAAAGGAAGGAAGTCATCGTCTCGCGCGGCGAACTGGTTGAAATCGGCGGGGCTTTCAGGATTCCCGACATCATGCAACGCGCCGGGGCAAAGCTGATCGAGGTCGGCACCACCAACCGCACCCATCCTGCAGATTACGCCAACGCCATCAGCGCTCGCAGTGCGATGCTGATGAAAGTCCATTGCAGCAATTACGCCGTCAGCGGTTTCACCAGCAGCGTCGAAGTTGCTACGCTGGCAGAGCTGGCGCGACCTCACGGTGTTGCCGTCACGGTCGATCTGGGCAGTGGCACACTGATTGACCTGACGCAATGGGGCTTGCCGGCAGAGACCACTGTACGGGAAACCATCCGACAGGGCGCCGACCTGGTGACATTCAGCGGCGACAAACTGCTGGGCGGGCCACAAGCAGGCATCATCGTCGGCCGCGCAGACCTGATACAGCGTATCAAGAAAAATCCGCTGAAACGCGCGCTGCGTGTCGGCAAACTCACGCTAGCGGCGCTGGAACCAGTATTACGGTTATATCTGGCGCCGGAATTCCTGGCCGAACGGCTAACTACCTTGCGCCTGCTGATCCGTAGTCAACCGCAGATACAGGCGCAGGCAGAGCGCCTGCTGCCGGTATTGCAGGTGGCATTAACAGGCAAATATGCAGTGACCGCCGAAGCAATGTTCAGCCAGATCGGCAGCGGCGCTTTACCTGTCGACCAGTTACCTAGCTACGGCCTGGTGCTGCGTGCCTGGAGCACCGCCGATGGCGGCAAGCGCCACGGCCGCGCACTCGACAAACTTGAGAAAGCGTTGCGGCATTTGCCGCGCCCAGTTATCGGCCGGATCGCCAGCGACGCACTATGGCTCGATTGTCGCTGCCTGGAAGAGCATGACGAAAACCTGTTCAAGGTTCAGCTGCAGGATTTATCCCTATGA
- a CDS encoding formate dehydrogenase subunit gamma, whose amino-acid sequence MNNPDNADRDVTKDSIVRYNAAERINHWVVAITFVILALSGLALFHPALFWLSFVLGGGPWTRILHPFIGLVMFVCFALLTLRFWRHNLISKNDVAWLENVGDVISNREENLPPVGRYNGGQKLLFWVMIACMAGLLLSGIVIWRAWFSWLFPIFVIRLAVVLHALCGFGLIVGIIVHIYAAIWVQGTVGAMTRGTVSRAWARKHHAEWYRNMTGE is encoded by the coding sequence ATGAACAACCCCGACAACGCCGATCGAGATGTCACAAAAGACAGCATCGTTCGCTACAACGCCGCTGAGCGTATCAATCACTGGGTGGTCGCCATCACCTTTGTGATACTGGCCTTATCCGGACTGGCCTTGTTTCACCCGGCGCTGTTCTGGCTCAGTTTTGTGCTGGGCGGCGGCCCTTGGACCCGCATCCTGCATCCCTTCATCGGCCTGGTGATGTTTGTCTGCTTTGCGCTGCTGACCCTGCGTTTCTGGCGGCACAACCTGATCAGTAAAAATGATGTCGCGTGGCTGGAAAATGTCGGCGACGTCATCAGCAACCGCGAAGAAAACCTGCCGCCGGTAGGCCGTTACAACGGCGGCCAGAAATTACTGTTCTGGGTCATGATCGCCTGCATGGCAGGCTTGCTGTTGTCCGGCATCGTCATCTGGCGCGCCTGGTTTTCCTGGCTGTTTCCGATCTTTGTCATCCGGCTTGCCGTGGTGTTGCATGCGCTGTGCGGCTTTGGGCTCATTGTCGGCATCATCGTGCATATCTATGCTGCGATCTGGGTCCAGGGCACTGTCGGCGCTATGACACGCGGTACGGTAAGCAGAGCCTGGGCGCGCAAGCATCACGCCGAGTGGTACCGGAACATGACTGGCGAATGA